DNA from Deinococcus reticulitermitis:
CGGCGAGCGGCACGGCGATTCAGCGACACGCGGGGGGCCGTCACCCGGCCCCAGCGCCGGGGCTGGACCACCCACGCCGACGCGGTAACGGCGCTGCGGTTGCTCTCCCCGACTCGGCTGCTGACCGGCTCGCGCGATGGGGGCTCAAGCGGCGGGACATGCCAGGGAACCGGGTGCTCAGCCGTTTGTGCCTTCTGGGAAGACTCTCCGATCTGGAACCCGCGCCTGGGGACCGGATGTCGACCGCCACCAACTGGGGGATGATGCTGGTCGTGAAGGACAGCGACCAACTGAAGGTGCGCGAAACCCTCTTCCAGCCCGGTCCCATGACCGATCTGGCGGTCACGGCGGATTTCCAGAGTCTGGGCGGTCACGCGGGGCGGCACGCTTCAGCGCTGGGCCTTCTTTCCCTGATGATTTCCCTGTCCCGCATCCGCAACCGGCTCGGCCTGCCTCCTCTCCCCGCCCTTGTCAGCCGGGGCGGCGGGTGTAGACTCGGAGACATCAAAAGCCTGTTGGCGCGGCGGTGACTCACTCGCCCCCCCCGCGGACGTGACCCTGAGCGTGGTCCGCCCGGTCTGCTCCATATAAAGGTCTGGTGGTTTGATGCCTACCCGTACTGTAAGCGTCGCCGCGCATAGCGGCGCTGGAAAAACGACCCTGTCTGAAGCCCTGCTGCACGCCAGCGGGGCGATTACGCGTAAGGGGAAGGTGGAAGACGGCACCACCCAGAGCGATTTCACTGACACTGAGAAGGCGCACGGATTCTCGATCCAGACGGGCGTGCTGCGCCTGAGCCATGAAGGCACCGACATCACGGTGCTCGACACGCCGGGGTACGCCGACTTCGTGCGCGAGATTCGCGGGGCCGTGCGCGCCGCTGACGCCGCGTTGATCGTGGTGAGCGCGGTGAGCGGCGTCGAGGTGGGCACCGAGCGGGTGTGGGCCACCGCCGACCGCTTCGAGACGCCGCGCATCGTCGCGCTGAACAAGATGGACCGCGAGCGCGCCGACTTCTACACCATGCTGGCCGACATCAAGGCGAGCCTCAAGGGGCCCGTGGCGGCGACCTTCCTCCCCATCGGCCAGGGACCGGAGTTCCGGGGCGTGGTCAATGTCCTGAGCGGCGTGGGCAGCGTGGACGTGCCGAGCAACATGCGCGCCGAGCTGAAAGAAGCGCGCGAGAACCTGGTCGAAACCATCGTCGAAACCGACGACGACCTGATGACCCGCTACCTCGAAGGCGAGGAGATCAGCGACGACGAGCTCAAGGCGGCGCTGAGAAAGGCGATTCACGCCGGGCAGCTCTACCCCGTCATTCCGGTGAGCGCCGAAACCGGCGTAGGCGTGCCCGAGCTGCTGCACCTGCTCGTCGGCAGCCTGCGCTCGGCCCGGGAGCGCGGCCCGGTTTCGGGCGTGGACGGCCAGACCCGCGAGCCGAGCCCCGACGCGCCCTTCAGCGCGCGCGTCTGGCGCCTGAGCATGGACCCCTTCGTGGGCAAGGAAGCGTATATCCGGGTGTGGAGCGGCACCCTCAAGGCCGGCGACACCATCCGCAACACGACGCGCGGCGTGGACCTGCGCCCGGCGCACCTGTACGTGATGAACGGCAAGGAACTCACCGAAGTGCCGGAGCTGCGGGCCGGTGAGATCGGCGTGCTGACCAAACTGACGGACCTGCACACCGGCGACACCCTCGCTGATCCCCAGAACCCCATCGAGTACGACGCGCTGTGGCTGCCGGACCCCGCCCAGACCGTCGCGCTGCACCCGGCCACCCGGCAGGACGAGGACAAGATCGGCGCGGCGCTGACCCGGCTGATGGAAGAAGACCCCACGCTGCATTTCACCCGCGACCCGCAAACCGGGGAACAGCTCCTCTCCGGCATGGGCGACATGCACCTCAAGATCGCGGTGGAAAAGCTCGCGGCCCTCGGGGTCAATGTGACCACGAGCACGCCGCAGATTCCCTACCGCGAGACCATCCACGCCGCCGCCGAGGCCCAGGGCAAACACAAGAAGCAGTCGGGCGGGCACGGCCAGTACGGGGACTGCCGCATCCGCATTGAGCCTGGCGAGGGCTACGCCTTCAAGAGCGCGGTGGTGGGCGGCGCGATTCCCGCCAAGTACCTGCCGAGCATCGAGAAAGGCGTTCAGGACGCGATGCAAAAGGGCGCCCTGGCGGGCTTCCCACTGCAAGACCTGCACGTCACGGTCCTTGACGGCTCCTACCACGACGTGGATTCCTCGGACATCGCCTTCCGGATGGCGGGCAGCCTCGCGCTGAAAAATGCGCTAGAGAACGCCAAACCGGGGCTCCTCGAACCGGTGCTGCTGTTGAGGGTCCGTGCGCCTGCCCAGTTCACGGGCGACCTGATCGGTGACCTCCAGACCCGGCGAGCCCGCGTGCAGGGCATGGAACCCGAAGGCACCGTGATCACCATTCAGGCCGTCGTACCGCAGGCCGAGCTGCAAAACTACTCGGCGGACCTGCGCTCGATCACCGGCGACCGGGGGGCTTTTAGCATCAAGCCGCACGGGTATCAGGACGTACCCGAGCACCTCGCGAAGAAGGTGATCGCCGAACGGCAGCAGGAACTGGCGCGGAGCTGAGCCCCGTTCCTCACGGTCCCCAGGAGGGCTCCTCCACGGCCACCACCCGGTCCGCCTGGAAGCGCAGCACATTGTCTCCGCGTCCGGGCGGGCCGAGCCACCGCCACTCGGACGCGGCCAGGAGCGTCTTGAGGCTTCCTACCGGCTCGTCCGGCACCCCGCGCAGCCACAGCACCTGCCGGTGCGTCAGGCCTTTGAAGGTGGGAGGACGCAGCGGGTCCGCCTGGGGAAAAGGGTGGAGGGCCGCCTTCGTCGCGGCGTCCGGGGGGGTCAGGCTGAAGGTCCGCTCCAGGTCTGCCGGGCCGGCGAACGGCACCAGAAACTCGCGGCAGTTCGGGCCTTCGAGTGGGCGCAGGGCAGCGGCATTGGCCCCAACGCCCCACGAGGTCTTCTCGAAGGGGACGGAGGGCCGCAGCCGCAAGATCAGCGCGTTCTCGATTCGCTGGTCCAGCAGGACCCGGCGCGCTTTGAGCGTGACGCCCGGCTGACGCTGAACGCCCACCACCCGCACCGGGGCGGTGAACGGCCCCCGGATATCCGCGAATCCGCTCCCGGTGTAGCAGCGCAGAGGCCCGCCACCGTAGACCCACACGTCTTTTCCGGCGTAGCGGGCCTGCACGGCCCTCAACTCGGCGGCAGGCGACTCGGCGGCTCTCAACTTGGCGACGGGTGGAGCCCCCTGGCCGCCGAGCAGCGCCGCGAGCAGCAGCAGAGAAAGGCTCATACCCAGGTGTATATCTCCTCAGACGCGATCCGGCATCCCCCCAAAGTGTCAGCGAAGAGAACGTAAGCTCTTCCACCTTCACCCTCGATCTGTTATGTTGACAGCGTAACAGGAGGGCCACCCATGACGTATACCGTACAGATTCTGGACGAGACGACCGCGAGGCCGCAGCCGGTGCACGCGCTGAGCCTGGAATTTGAGACCGAGACGCTGAGCGTGCAGGAGCTGATCCGCCGGCGGGTGTACGAGGAATGCCTGGAGTTCAACGCCGGGGCGCAGGAGCGGTTTCGCGGCCTGGTCATTCCCGAGGGCATGGAGCGCGAGCTGGGCAGCCCGGCGCTGAGGCGGGACCGCCGGGTGGACTGGGAGACGCAGTTCGCCAAGGCCACCGAAGCGTTTCAAAGAAACGGAATCATCGTCCTCGTCGGCGACCGGCAGGCTGAAGCCCTCGACGAGACGGTGACGCTGCGCCTGGGTGAGCGGCTCGAAGTCACCTTCATCCGGCTCGTGCCGCTGGTGGGAGGCTGAGTGCGGTCCATTATGAATGGCGTGGAGTTGAGCGCCCGCGACTACGCGGAGTATGGGCGGCTCGCTCAGCTTGTCCGGAGAGGGGGCGAGCCGACAGGCCAGAGCGCGAGGCCAGGTCCAAGCGTGGATGCCGTCGAGGCCGAACTCCGGCGCGTCGTGACGGATCGCCCGGACAGCCCGCTGCGGCCCCTGCTGTGGGATTTGCTCTCTGACGGGCCGGAGGCGTTCGGCCCGGACCTTCTGGCGCAGGCCCTGCTGCTGTATCTGACGGAAAATATGGTGTTCCCGGTCACGGCCCAGCATGCTCTGCGCGAGATTCAGAGGCTACCGATTGCGGCGGCCCGGCAGGTGCAGCGCCAGCTTCCCGAGCGGCTGGGCACCGTGCCCCCGGAGCGCCGCGCGGCCCTAGGAGCGGCGCTGTCGCAGCTCGAAGCCCTGCGCGCCACCGAGGAGGCCGGGCAGGCGGGAGACGCCGGGGCCTGGATCGCGGGCTGGCTTCAGCGCGTGAAGGTGGGGAGCTACAGCTATTCCCGCCAGGCACAAAGCCCGCCGGTCCCGCCCACCATCCGCCGCGCGGTTTTGCAGGCCCTGCTCGCCCTGAAGCCGGAGGAGCACCATCCGGGCGAGGACGCGGGGGAGTACGAGCGCGCCAGGTTTTCCCAGTTCTGGCTGGTGGGGATGCAAGCGGCCCTGACTCCGCTGCTCGAACAGGACTGGTCCGCCGACGAGCGCCGCCGGATCATCGAGCGGCTGATTGAGCGCGAGGGCCAGCCGCTCGACCGCCTGGGCCACGACTTCGGTCTCAACGGGTTCGAGAAAGCGCTTTATCGCCAGGTCCAAGCCGAGCGGGAGGCAGGGGGCCTGGGTCCGTTCGCGCTCGCCGCCCTGCGCCGCACCCGGCTGAGGGCCTACCACCCCAGTCCTGAGCTGAAGTGGGTCAGCGAGATACACACCCCCGAACTCAACCCCGGCGAAGCCTGGGCCGACGCCTTGCTGGCGCACCTCGGCGCCCTCACCCCCGAGCGGCGCGCGCCCTGGACGGCGCTGCTGACGTTCGCGCGCACCGCTTCTGCTGGCAAGCCGAGCGCGAAGTGGCTCAAGGCAGCCGGGAAACAGGTGGATGCGGTGGGGGCAGACACGTTCCGCGAGGTCCTGACCGCCTGCCTGCCGCTGCTGACGCGCCCGCGCTCCTTCCGGCTGGAGCCCGCGCTCTACGGACCCGACCCCAACCTCGTCCTCGACGAGTTCAATGCCCAGAGCCTCAAGGGCCTGCTGTGGCTGGCTCCACTCGCCGCCGACGCGGCTCTGGCCCGCGCCGTCGCGGGGACCGTGGACGCGGCGCTGAAAAAGGTCCCCGGCGTCGGCCCGCGCGCCCCGAAGATCGCCAATGCCGCCGCCTACGCCCTCTCACAGATGGAGTCGGACGCGGCGCTGTCGGCACTGGCGCGGCTGGCGAGCACCGTGACGTTCAAGGGCACGCTCAAGGAGGTGCAAAAGGCGCTGGACGCCGTGGCGACGCGCCTGACCGTCTCCCGGGAAGACCTGCTCGAACTCGGGGTGCCGACCCTGGGGATGGAGGCGGTGGGCGAGCGCCGGGAGACCCTGGGAGACGTGGAAGCTCGCCTCACGGTGGGGGCCGGCGGCGCCGCGCTGACGTTCAGCCGGGGAGGCCGGGCGCTCAAGTCGGTGCCGGCCAGCATCAAGAAGGACTTCGCCGCAGAGTGGAAGGAGCTCAAGGCCGCCCAGAAGGAAGCCGAGCAGGCCGCGTCGGCCCTCGCCCAGCGGCTCGACGCCCTGATGATCGAGCCGCGCGTGTGGTTGGGAGAGCGGTGGCGGGAGCGCTTCCAGGGTCATCCGCTCGCCGGCACGGTGGCGCGGCGGCTGATCTGGGAGGTGGACGGAACCCCGGCCTGCCATGACTCTGGAGAGCTGCGCGATGTAGAGGGCCGACCCGTCCCCCTGCGGCCCGCCGCCGAGGTGAGGCTCTGGCATCCCCTCGGGCGCGGCGTGGACGAAGTGCTGGCGTGGCGCCGCCGCTTAGAAGCGCTCGGCGTGCGGCAGCCGTTCAAGCAGGCGTGGCGCGAGGTCTACGTGCTGACGGGCGCCGAGCGGCGCACCGGGACGTACTCCAACCGCTTCGCCGGGCACATTCTCAAGCAGCACCAGTTTCACCAGCTCGCGGCGCTGCGCGGCTGGCGCAACCGGCTGCGGCTGATGGTGGACGACAGCTATCCCCCGGCGACCCGTGACCTGCCCGCCTACGGCCTGCGCGCCGAATACTGGATCGAGGGCATCGGCGAAGACTACCGCACGGACACCAATGAGAGCGGGTCTTTCCTGCGCGTCGTCACCGACCAGGTGCGCTTCTACCCGCTGGGGGCACCCGAGAACCACGCGCACGCCGGGGGCGGCGGCTACACGATGTGGGTGAACCAGGACCAGCAGCCCGCCGCGCCGCTGCCGCTGGAGCAGCTTCCGCCGCTCGCCCTGTCCGAGATCCTGCGCGACGTGGACCTCTTCGTGGGCGTCGCCTCGGTGAGCAACGACCCGACCTGGCAAGACGGCGGCCCCGGCGGACGCTTCCGCGAGTACTGGCAGAGCTACTCCTTCGGCGAGCTGACCGAAACCGCCAAGACCCGTGCCGAATACCTGGGGCGTCTGATTCCCCGCCTCAAGATCGCTGAACGCCTCTCGCTGGAGGGCCGCTTCTTGAGGGTGCGCGGCGACCGGCGCAGCTACCGGATTCACCTGGGTTCGAGCAATATCCTGATGGACCCCAACGACGAGTACCTGTGCATCATTCCTGGAGGCAAGGGCGACGGCCCCGACATGGATTTCGACAGCGACCGGGTACTCTCGCTGATCCTGAGCAAAGCGTTTCTCCTCGCCGACGATGCCCGCATCACCGACCCCGTGATCCTGGCGCAGCTCGGGCGCTGAGGGGAGCGGGGGCCGGGGCTACAATCCTGCGCATGACCGCGCCCACCCGCGACGTGCTCCTCACCTGCCCGCTCGACTGCCCCGACGCCTGCCGGCTGCGGATCACGCTGGAGCGCGGCGAGGACGGGCGCGAGCGGGCCGTCAAGCTGACGGGCGACGCCGACCATCCCTACACGCGCGGGTTCGCCTGCGCCAAGACGGTGCACTACCCCGAGCGCCAGAACCACCCGGAGCGGCCCCTTTCCCCCCTGCGGCGCGTGAACGCCAAGTCGGACCCCGAGCCGCAGTGGGAGCGGGTGAGCTGGGACGAGGCGCTGGACGACATCGCCGCGCGGCTCAGGGCGCTGATCGCTGAGCGCGGAGCGCGGAGCATCCTCCCCTACCACTACGCGGGCACGATGGGGCTGATGGAGGGCTCGCACGTCCACGCGCTGTGGCGGGCGCTGGGGGCGGCGGAACTTGAGGAGACGATCTGCGCGTCGGCGGGCACCGAGGCCTGGACGCTCGGCTACGGCAGCCGGCTGGGGGTGGACCCACTCGACGTGCCGCGCGCCCGATTGATCGTGCTGTGGGGCATCAACAGCCTCTCGACCCATTCGCACCTCACGCCGCAGATCACGGCGGCGCGGAAAGCGGGCGCGCGGGTGGTGTGCGTGGACCCCTACCGGGGCCGTACCGCCGCGTTCGCCGACACGCACCTCAAGATCCGGGCCGGCACCGACACCGCGCTCGCCCTCGGGGTGATGCACGAGCTGTTCGCGCACGGCTGGACCGACGAGGCTTACCTTGCCGAAGCGACGCTGGGGGCCGGCGAGCTGCGGGCCGAGGCCGAACTGTGGCCGCCCGAGCGGGTGGCGGAGGTGACCGGGCTCGCGGCGGACGAGGTGCGCGAATTCGCCCGCGCCATCGGGACGACCCGGCCCGCGTATTTCCGGGTGGGCTACGGCATGACCCGGCACGAGAACGGCGGCACGGCCCTGCGCGCGGTGACGCTGCTGCCGGCCCTCACCGGCGACTGGCGGCACCGGGGCGGCGGCTGCAACCTCAGCACGAGCGGGGCCTTCAAGCTCAGCCGCACCCGGCTGGGCGCCGCGCACCGGACCCGCCCGGACGCGCCGCGCGTCAACATGAACGAGCTCGCAGACGCTCTGAAACCGGAAGCCGGCTTCGGTGCCCTGTTCGTCTACAACTGCAACCCCGCCGTCGTCGCTCCCGATTCCGAGCGGGTGCGGGCGGGGATGCGCCGGGGCGACCTGCTCGTCGTGGTGCTCGAACAGGTGATGACCGAGTCCGCGCAGCTCGCCGACTACGTGTTGCCGGCGACCACCTTCATGGAGCACCCCGACCTCTACACGAGTTACGGCCACCACTGGCTCGGCTACAACCCGCCGGCGCTCGAAGCCCCCGGCGAGGCGCGGCCCAATTCGTGGGTGTTCCAGGAGCTCGCCCGCCGGCTGGGGGTGGAAGAACCGAGCGTGTATTGGAGTGTGGACGAGCTGACGGCCGAACTGCTCGACACCGATCACCCGTTCTTGGACGGCATCACTCCGGAGCGCCTGAGGGCCGAGGGCAGCGTGCGGCTGAACCTCCCCGACGAGTTCCTCCCCTACGCCCACGGCGCCGAGACGCCGAGCGGCCAGGTGCAGCTCGCGCCCGCGCCGAGGTATGTCCCGGTGCAGGCCGCACTGAACGCCGAGTATCCGCTGCGGCTCCTGACCCCGCCTGCCCACCACTTCCTGAACTCGACCTACGGGGTGCTCGAGCGCCTGAACCGCGCCGAGGGGGGCGAGCCGCAGTTGCTGCTGCACCCCGACGACGCGCGGCAGGCCGGCGTGGAGGACGGCGCCCTCGCGCGCGTCCAGAGCGAGGTGGGCGAGATCGTGCGGCGGGTGCGGGTGAGCGACGTGGGGCAGCCGGGGCTTGCGGTCCTCGAAGGCACGTGGTGGGGCCTATCGGCGCCCGACGGACGCAGCGTGAATGCCCTGACCGCGCAGACGCTGACCGACCTCGGCGGCGGGAGCACCTTCCACAACACGCGGGTGCGTCTCGTGCCGCTGGAGCTGGGGGAAGCCGGCTGAAGTCTGGACGAGGGCCGAGCCCCAGCGGACATTCTCCTGACCCGGCTGAGGCACAGTGGGGATATGACAGAGCTTGCCGCGTCAGAGGCACCGAGCGACCTCGACTCCATACGCCGCCGCCTCGGTGAGCTGCGCGCTGAGGTCGGGGCCGGCGCGCAGGCGCGGCTGGAGCGCTGGCGGCCCTGGACCGGGCGGGACACTTACCGGCCGAGCGCCGAGAACCTCGCGGCCTACCTCGCCCTGCGCCAGCACGACGTGCGCGCGCTTCAGAGCGAACTCGTGACCTGGGGCGTGTCGAGCCTGGGGCGCTGCGAACCCTATGTCCTGCCCAACCTGGATGCGGCGGGCCGGGCGCTCGGCGCGCTCGCCGGGGAGGCCCGGGGGGGAGCGGCCCCGACGCCGGAGCGCGCGGCGTTCGCAGCCCTCGAAAGCCGGCTGGCCGCGCACACCCGCGAACTGTTCGGAGACGTCCCCACCCCCGGCATCATGGTGACCTTTCCCTCCGAGGCGGCGCACAACCCCGCCCTGATCCGCGAGCTGCTGGAGGCGGGCATGACCGTTGCGCGCATCAACCTCGCCCACGACGGCCCCGCCGAGTGGGCAGCGATGCTCGCGCACCTGCGGACCGCGCGGGAACAGGCCGGCCAGCCCTGCCGGGTGTTGATGGATCTCGCCGGCCCCAAGGTGAGAACCGGGCCGCCGCGCTGGGAGGGTCGCGCCGAGCGCCTGCGGCCCGGGGACCGAATCTTTCTCGGGCCGCGGGAGGAGGGGTTGCCACGCCCCGGCCTCACCTGCACCCTGCCGGAAGCGCTGAGCGCCGTGGAGGTCGGGCACACCGTCTGGATCGACGACGGCAAGATCGGCACGGTGGTCGAGGCCCGCAGCGGCGACGTGCTCACCCTGCGCGTGACCCACGCGCCGGCCAAGGGGGGCAAGCTGCGCCCGGAAAAGGGCCTGAACTTCCCCGACACGCTGCTGCGCCTCCCCGCCCTCACGGACAAGGACCGTACGGACCTTCCCTTCGTTGCCCGGCATGCCGACCTGGTCGGCTATTCCTTCGTGCAGACAGTGGGCGACGTGGAGATCCTGCTTGCGGCGCTGGACGCGGCAGGTGCCCCACCCGACCTGGGCCTCGTGCTGAAGATCGAGACGCGGCACGCGGTGCAGAACCTCGCCGACCTGATGGTCCGCGCGGCGGGGGCACGTCCGACCGGCGTGATGATCGCGCGCGGTGACCTCGCCGTCGAACTCGGCTTTGCACGCCTCACCGAGATTCAGGAGCAGATGCTCTGGCTCGCCGAGGCCGCGCACCTGCCGGTGATCTGGGCGACGCAGGTGCTTGAAGCCCTCGTCAAGAAGGGCGAGCGGGGACGCGGCGAGTACACCGACGCGGCGGGCGGCGTGCGCGCCGAGTGCATCATGCTCAACAAGGGGCCGTACGTGGTGCAGGGCGTACGCGAACTCTCTGACCTCATCGCCCGGATGCGCCCGCACTTTGACAAGAAGCGTCCACAGTTCCGGGCACTGAGCGTGGCGCAGCCGAGCTCCGACCGCAGCGGCGACGCCTGAGGCCGGGTGCCCTCCCCTATCCCCCCAGGTAGGCGTGCAGCACGCGCTCGTCGCCCAGAAGCTGCGCGCTGTCGCCGTGGAAGGTCATCTGCCCGGCTTCGAGCACGTAGGTGCGGTGGCTCGACTGCATGGCGAGGCGGGCATTTTGCTCGACGAGCAGGATGGTGACCCCCCGCTCGCCCAGCTCCTTGATGATCGAAAAGATCTCGCGCACGATGATCGGCGCGAGCCCCAGCGATGGCTCGTCGAGGAGCAGCAGCTTGGGGCGGCTCATCAGGGCGCGGGCAATCGCGAGCATCTGCTGCTCGCCCCCTGAGAGGGTTCCCGCGAGCTGGTTCCGGCGCTCTCCTAAGCGCGGAAAGCGGGCGTACATCCGCCCGATGTCGGCGCGCACCTCGGGACCACTGCGGCGGGTATAGGCGCCGAGTTCGAGGTTGTCCTCCACGCTCTGCCGCGCGAGCACCTGACGGCCCTCGGGGCTCTGGGCAATGCCGATCCTGACGGCCTCGTCTGCCGGAATGCGCGTGATGTCGCGCCCGCCGAAGCGGATCCGGCCTGCGACCGGGCGCAGCATCCGCGACACGGCGCGCAGGGTGGTCGTCTTGCCGGCCCCGTTCGCGCCGATCAGGGTGACGGTTTCGCCCTCCTGCACCTCGAGCGTCAGCCCGCGCACCGCCTGGATCGCGCCGTAGTTGACGCTCAGATTCTCTATTTCGAGCAGCGCCACAGTCTCACTCCCCTCCCAGGTACGCTTCGATCACCCGGGGATCGCGCTGCACGCTCGCCGGGTCTCCGATCGCGATCAGTTCGCCGAAGTTGAGCACCGCCACCCGGTCGCACAGCCCCATCACCAGCGGCACATGGTGCTCGATCACCAGCACCGTCAGGTCGAACTGCCCCCGCACCTCGCGGATGAAGGCGCTCAGCCCGCCCTTTTCCGATGTGTTCATCCCCGCCGCCGGCTCGTCGAGCAGCAGCACGCGCGGCTCGGTCGCCAGCGCGCGGGCGATTTCCAGCCGGCGCTGGTCGCCGTAGCTGAAGTTCCCGGCCTCCTCCCCCGCCCGGTCCGCGAGCCCCACGAGGTCGAGAAGTTCCCAGGCCCGGCGCTCCACCTGCGCTTCCTCGGCGCGGGCCATCCCGAAGACGCCCCGCCACAACCCCGCGCGGGTGCGGGCGTGCTGCGCGACCTTGACATTCTCCAGCGCCGAGAGCCCCCGGAAGAGCCGGATGTTCTGGAAGGTGCGGCTCATCCCC
Protein-coding regions in this window:
- a CDS encoding pyruvate kinase, producing the protein MTELAASEAPSDLDSIRRRLGELRAEVGAGAQARLERWRPWTGRDTYRPSAENLAAYLALRQHDVRALQSELVTWGVSSLGRCEPYVLPNLDAAGRALGALAGEARGGAAPTPERAAFAALESRLAAHTRELFGDVPTPGIMVTFPSEAAHNPALIRELLEAGMTVARINLAHDGPAEWAAMLAHLRTAREQAGQPCRVLMDLAGPKVRTGPPRWEGRAERLRPGDRIFLGPREEGLPRPGLTCTLPEALSAVEVGHTVWIDDGKIGTVVEARSGDVLTLRVTHAPAKGGKLRPEKGLNFPDTLLRLPALTDKDRTDLPFVARHADLVGYSFVQTVGDVEILLAALDAAGAPPDLGLVLKIETRHAVQNLADLMVRAAGARPTGVMIARGDLAVELGFARLTEIQEQMLWLAEAAHLPVIWATQVLEALVKKGERGRGEYTDAAGGVRAECIMLNKGPYVVQGVRELSDLIARMRPHFDKKRPQFRALSVAQPSSDRSGDA
- the fusA gene encoding elongation factor G, whose product is MPTRTVSVAAHSGAGKTTLSEALLHASGAITRKGKVEDGTTQSDFTDTEKAHGFSIQTGVLRLSHEGTDITVLDTPGYADFVREIRGAVRAADAALIVVSAVSGVEVGTERVWATADRFETPRIVALNKMDRERADFYTMLADIKASLKGPVAATFLPIGQGPEFRGVVNVLSGVGSVDVPSNMRAELKEARENLVETIVETDDDLMTRYLEGEEISDDELKAALRKAIHAGQLYPVIPVSAETGVGVPELLHLLVGSLRSARERGPVSGVDGQTREPSPDAPFSARVWRLSMDPFVGKEAYIRVWSGTLKAGDTIRNTTRGVDLRPAHLYVMNGKELTEVPELRAGEIGVLTKLTDLHTGDTLADPQNPIEYDALWLPDPAQTVALHPATRQDEDKIGAALTRLMEEDPTLHFTRDPQTGEQLLSGMGDMHLKIAVEKLAALGVNVTTSTPQIPYRETIHAAAEAQGKHKKQSGGHGQYGDCRIRIEPGEGYAFKSAVVGGAIPAKYLPSIEKGVQDAMQKGALAGFPLQDLHVTVLDGSYHDVDSSDIAFRMAGSLALKNALENAKPGLLEPVLLLRVRAPAQFTGDLIGDLQTRRARVQGMEPEGTVITIQAVVPQAELQNYSADLRSITGDRGAFSIKPHGYQDVPEHLAKKVIAERQQELARS
- a CDS encoding molybdopterin oxidoreductase family protein gives rise to the protein MTAPTRDVLLTCPLDCPDACRLRITLERGEDGRERAVKLTGDADHPYTRGFACAKTVHYPERQNHPERPLSPLRRVNAKSDPEPQWERVSWDEALDDIAARLRALIAERGARSILPYHYAGTMGLMEGSHVHALWRALGAAELEETICASAGTEAWTLGYGSRLGVDPLDVPRARLIVLWGINSLSTHSHLTPQITAARKAGARVVCVDPYRGRTAAFADTHLKIRAGTDTALALGVMHELFAHGWTDEAYLAEATLGAGELRAEAELWPPERVAEVTGLAADEVREFARAIGTTRPAYFRVGYGMTRHENGGTALRAVTLLPALTGDWRHRGGGCNLSTSGAFKLSRTRLGAAHRTRPDAPRVNMNELADALKPEAGFGALFVYNCNPAVVAPDSERVRAGMRRGDLLVVVLEQVMTESAQLADYVLPATTFMEHPDLYTSYGHHWLGYNPPALEAPGEARPNSWVFQELARRLGVEEPSVYWSVDELTAELLDTDHPFLDGITPERLRAEGSVRLNLPDEFLPYAHGAETPSGQVQLAPAPRYVPVQAALNAEYPLRLLTPPAHHFLNSTYGVLERLNRAEGGEPQLLLHPDDARQAGVEDGALARVQSEVGEIVRRVRVSDVGQPGLAVLEGTWWGLSAPDGRSVNALTAQTLTDLGGGSTFHNTRVRLVPLELGEAG
- a CDS encoding ABC transporter ATP-binding protein; this translates as MALLEIENLSVNYGAIQAVRGLTLEVQEGETVTLIGANGAGKTTTLRAVSRMLRPVAGRIRFGGRDITRIPADEAVRIGIAQSPEGRQVLARQSVEDNLELGAYTRRSGPEVRADIGRMYARFPRLGERRNQLAGTLSGGEQQMLAIARALMSRPKLLLLDEPSLGLAPIIVREIFSIIKELGERGVTILLVEQNARLAMQSSHRTYVLEAGQMTFHGDSAQLLGDERVLHAYLGG
- a CDS encoding DUF4132 domain-containing protein — translated: MRSIMNGVELSARDYAEYGRLAQLVRRGGEPTGQSARPGPSVDAVEAELRRVVTDRPDSPLRPLLWDLLSDGPEAFGPDLLAQALLLYLTENMVFPVTAQHALREIQRLPIAAARQVQRQLPERLGTVPPERRAALGAALSQLEALRATEEAGQAGDAGAWIAGWLQRVKVGSYSYSRQAQSPPVPPTIRRAVLQALLALKPEEHHPGEDAGEYERARFSQFWLVGMQAALTPLLEQDWSADERRRIIERLIEREGQPLDRLGHDFGLNGFEKALYRQVQAEREAGGLGPFALAALRRTRLRAYHPSPELKWVSEIHTPELNPGEAWADALLAHLGALTPERRAPWTALLTFARTASAGKPSAKWLKAAGKQVDAVGADTFREVLTACLPLLTRPRSFRLEPALYGPDPNLVLDEFNAQSLKGLLWLAPLAADAALARAVAGTVDAALKKVPGVGPRAPKIANAAAYALSQMESDAALSALARLASTVTFKGTLKEVQKALDAVATRLTVSREDLLELGVPTLGMEAVGERRETLGDVEARLTVGAGGAALTFSRGGRALKSVPASIKKDFAAEWKELKAAQKEAEQAASALAQRLDALMIEPRVWLGERWRERFQGHPLAGTVARRLIWEVDGTPACHDSGELRDVEGRPVPLRPAAEVRLWHPLGRGVDEVLAWRRRLEALGVRQPFKQAWREVYVLTGAERRTGTYSNRFAGHILKQHQFHQLAALRGWRNRLRLMVDDSYPPATRDLPAYGLRAEYWIEGIGEDYRTDTNESGSFLRVVTDQVRFYPLGAPENHAHAGGGGYTMWVNQDQQPAAPLPLEQLPPLALSEILRDVDLFVGVASVSNDPTWQDGGPGGRFREYWQSYSFGELTETAKTRAEYLGRLIPRLKIAERLSLEGRFLRVRGDRRSYRIHLGSSNILMDPNDEYLCIIPGGKGDGPDMDFDSDRVLSLILSKAFLLADDARITDPVILAQLGR
- a CDS encoding ABC transporter ATP-binding protein, which produces MTRRFGGLVAVNDVSFDVREGEIFGLIGPNGAGKTTLFNLMTGLTPPSSGTLSYRGQTVTGLAPHRIAALGMSRTFQNIRLFRGLSALENVKVAQHARTRAGLWRGVFGMARAEEAQVERRAWELLDLVGLADRAGEEAGNFSYGDQRRLEIARALATEPRVLLLDEPAAGMNTSEKGGLSAFIREVRGQFDLTVLVIEHHVPLVMGLCDRVAVLNFGELIAIGDPASVQRDPRVIEAYLGGE